cttctctctttttcctctctcttctcctctcactccatctccatctctctccgCCCCCATAGCTAAAGACAGCAGTAATATGCACTCGTGTAGTCTGACAGGTAGAGCTTTTTAAATTTACTGTTACACGGGATCCTGCGAGTCTGAATCCATTGTGCAGCAGGGGTGCTATTATAGATTGAGTACAACTGGGACTGTGCAGCCTTTGTGTGTGATGTGCCtgctgcagcccaatcaggagTAGATTGTGTTTGAAGTGCCCATGATATGAGGATGAGGTTAAGGGTCTGACTCCCACTGGGACCGATGAATACATTACACCTCAATCCATGTTGGCACCCATGGCGATGAAACCTGACATTCGGTTTGGCAAAATGCCTTCTGATGCCTGAGAAAAAGGATAGGGCGATGTAACTGCATGCTGAACTCCCTCTTTTCTTTGAATCCTGTTATTTTAGCATCTTATGATTCCCTATTTGATGCATTTCAGCCagtctgtaaagcactttgataTGTGTAGAAAGTGTATGATATAAACTCACCTTGCCTTACTTTTCCTAATGAAACTCAGTGGTTTCAGTCCCAAGATCAGAGAACAGTTTGCAAACATCAGAgacaataaagataaaaacgGAAAACCAGATCAAAGATAAGAAATGTCTGCAGGGCATGTGAGTGAGGAGCAATTTTAGGTCACACTCTCACATGTAGACTAAGAAATGTCAGGTTTTTGTGTCCCTGAAGCCATTTAGTGGGTTTGAAACAGCATCAAGCCGAGCAGAGTCAGAGGCAGGTTAAGCAATGCGTCCCCTGTTAAATGAGTGGCAGCTCTCTGGCCAGAACAAAAAAGCCAGCTGAAACAGTAACACATGTAACCTGTTGCTGTTCTGCTAATTGACCACTAGGGACAGTGTGGGTGGCTGACATTACAAGATGTTTGAATTAGCAGTGGAACAAGGGGCTCTGTGACGGACAGAACAAAGAGCGCTGGTCACCACagcaactaaaaaaaaaaaaaaaaaaaaaaggtggtgaGACAGGGTGACACGGGGTGaggcagggagagacagagtgaggaaATAGAAagttggagagaaaaagagacagagcgGGCATGAAGCCAGAAATTCATCTCATTCTATCAGTCATGTGGTGATCACCGTGGTTACAACACAtgtaaaactgaataaaaaatgtCTACCTTGCCGCCAGCCTGCTGCTGTGGTTACACGTGAGTAACGGTCACCGTGGATACCATACTGTGCTTCCCCTACACTCTCTGCATGAGTCCCTTTGAACTCTgaatgacagagagaaaaccCTCCTAAAAAGCCGGAGTGACACAGTCGACTCCGTTTCCAGAGAGTGCACACTAGATGTCAACTAACACACTGTATGTCTGACTTGCCACATCATTTTTGATCCCTTCccatgtttgattttgggggCGGATGAACAATTTAAAACTCTCCACTCATGCTGCTGAAACTTTTTCATGCTTACTGAATACGTGGGAAAAGCTTAGCACGTAGCAATACCTGCTAATTACAGCCTACCTGACAATATAAAATGGTGAGTTCAGTGTGCGTCTGTCTAGCTTATAATTATCAGCTACCAAAAATACAGGCTACTGTGACATTATTGCTATGGTTTCTTTAATGACCTATATGGAGCCAGGGCTGACTTCAAGTACTGCAACACTTTGAGAAGTGACAGGTTTATACTTTTGGGAAAAATGTTAGCTTGACCACTGCTTTAGACACTCGCGCTGCAGGTGGGATTTAGAGGATTAAAAAACCAAGTCCACTAAATTCATGTTACAAGCTAAAAGATAAAGTTaatctttttaattatttgggTTCTTTGATTTGtagctattttttaaaaactggatgaattttaatttgaaaactcACATGTATGGACTGTACACTATATTTCTGTGCTGCTAAGGTGCAATCTTCAATATAGTTTTGAAGTCAGAAGTTTATTCCGCAGTAATATCACTTCCTGTCCCTCCTTGTCTGGAAGTTATTACAGAAAACATcctgtttttccaaacaaattttGACTCCACCATTGTTCTGAGGGGTTGGATTCCCTCTGTGGCCACCCATGCAAGAAATGCACACAGCCGCATTACGTAAAGGTGGTTTGGATAAAAGTGTCCAGCAAATGGCAGATGCTGTGTGGACAGAGGAAATCTACTCTTTTGTCCACAGTAACAGCGATGTGCTCCTTTCATTCTCCAGCTGGGGCCTAGTCTGCAGTTTTAACGGACCTAAACACAAACAGTGAAGGTCACATAAGGAAGGGACCTTTTGACCTTTGCCCTCTAATTCccacctgcagagagagagacagagcagcatcacatgGTTAATCTGTATCCTCTTCATGTCCCTACACCCATAACTCGGCTCACTGACAGTAGTATTTGATATGGAAAGTCACTGAGTCCACTAATAACTCAGTCAATAAATGGAGGTGGTGGGGacgtaataaataaatatcactGTTTAGGAGGTAAAAATTATATAAGACTTGCCAGGATCCATTGCACAgttaatttgtaaaacaatCTGCCAAAGCAGTCGAACTAACAGGACGAAATTTTAAACTAGACTTAAGGCCTCAGGAGTTCGATAGATCACACCAATCGTCATGTGTAATGCCTCGTGTTTTCTTTGGGCCAGAGAAGAGGGACATGCGGAGGAAGTCAGGAGAAGAGAGGATCTGAGTGTGTCATGTGTGCTCATAGTATAAGTTTCCCAGTGTCTCTACGAGTGTCAAATTTCATGTCATTTGTAAAACAGTGCAAtcgaggaggaggcagagaagaAGCATCTACAGACACTGTGAGAACAGTGAAGCAGTGTGAGGACCTGGCTATGAGGAGGAATCTTCATTATTATTGCACTTGGAACCCCAGCATACTGTAGCTTACACTTGAGCTGCTCCTCGGTGAGGAGATAATGAAACCGTAACCAAAAAAGCCCACTGCCTGAAATACATGATTCACATCACGGATCATATGTGTGGCAGGGAGACTGACCACTGCTGAGTATCTACAATAAAAAGTGGTTTCTGACCCCATCATCCAATTTAAATCAGTGGAATTTGCCCAGAGGATAAAATCAGTAAAGTTTTTAGACTGAAAAAATAATATCTATATAACTAAACGTATTTCCAGACCAGAGAGTGTAGTAGTATTGTTATGCCTGACAGACTGCTGGAAAGTGAGCAGGCCTCGTGAGATGCGGTTGGCAGTTGCCTCGGAGTGCTGACCCAGCTGTCAGGATTCTAGGAGTCTTGCGGTTTTGGCGACGTCGTGGCGGAGAGGTGCTCTGTGATCCAGCCAGTCACCTCCTTCAGCACGGACTCGGCCACCTCTGGGAGGTCGTGGTGAAGGGCGTGGTAGCCTCCATCGTAGATCtgaagaggagcagagagacacagtgagTCAGAGAGACGGGATGCACGCAACAAGGAGCTCCAAAACAGTTATCTGAAGCCATTTGGGGAACATCAAGTAAAACGTTCATcctcttttaaaaaaactgtCTGTCAAGGCTGTCAAGAGTCACAGCTGAGACAAATTCATCTTGCTTACCTAAACCTACAGGGgaataataaaacaggaaataaacagatgtttttctgTGATCAACACATTTCCTGACAGATGATACACTAATCACTTCTCCAATAAGACATGTGATAAACAGTCCCTGTCCTCATGAACACCACCTGATTTATTAGAAATGAAGAACAGAAAGATCAGAATGAAACAGAAACGCCCTTTAaatctcttctctctttttacTCCTCTCACCTctcttttcattattatttgcCAGCCCTCATACGATAACCCATGtgcttgaaaaaagaaaagcgtGTGAACTTCCTGCTTCACAAAGACACATCCCTCTgtaaagaggaagaagaatcTATAGTGGTCATACAGAATGCCCTCTGCTGCAGTCAgctttaggtgtgtgtgtgtgtgaaagtccaaagaccaaagtatatcagtatgtgacTGCTTAActctcatattgacatagttttcaaatAACCTATATCAGCATAAAAAAATTCctaaaattcagttatggcttttggttttggtgtcccaccccaagattttccaTCACCCCATCTGGCCACCGCTGTGAAACATTTCTGGGGGTGCCATTAGTGTGTAGAATGCTGAGGctgaaacattttattaaataatacactttaataaaataaaactatgtTACATATCCACAGATATCTTTTACAGCCAGCAAAGTTTCATTCAGGCACTGAGCTGCATATAAGCTGAGTGTACTGAACTGAGTTTCATGTATCAAAGGCAACAGCAACACTTTTACACTGCTTGAAGCTGCACCAGTGGAGTGTAATTTTTAAAATGCCAGAGGGCAGTGTGATACATTGTTTCCTAATGTTTTGGTATTATATCAAACAAGTCcataaaaaaatgaacagtaTGAACAAAATGAAGCAGTGGCTACTGGATACAAGTTTGCATCAACAGGGTGactgattttcttttctattttacCAGGCAgttccactgacaaaaaaacaactttaaataaagacaaaaaaagacaaaaacctcATCCCCACCTTGATTTTCTTGTCTGAGCTTGGCGCGTTCTCATACATCATCTTGGAGCCTCTGATGTCGCAGAGCTTGTCAGCGTCACCGTGCAGGAGCAGGAAGGGCCAGCTGATGGACGGGATCTCCTTCTCGATGCGCGCTGCCGCCCCCATCAGCTGCATGCCGAACGACACCCGCATGCCGCCATGGAAGTTCAGCTCATCAGCGTCATATGCCTCCACCTGgcgagaaagagagaaaggacgATGGCAAAGTGGACAATGTTTATCACACTTGATGCAGGACTCACTAATCTCTTAATGTAACCATAGAAACTACAGTTTGGCATAACATATTTTGTTGGACATTTAGAAAGCATTACTGTAGGGTCTGGTTTGCATTAAACATCTATGTTTAGCAAGCACAACATTTTGTAGTTTAATCCGAATATGGAAGAAAGCCAAGAGAGTAAGAGCCTCCCTGAGAGCAAATAGGGCCAAGGATGGAGTAAGGAGTGTATGATAAATAACTGGATGGAGGGCTTTTatggaaagaaaaataagagccagagaaacagagagacccAGAAAGTAGATGTGACACTTAAGCATTCGTGTAGATCAATAGCAGACGACACACCCTGTTTTTCCTTACATTAAACATGAATACTTTCAAGTTCCATATGTGCTCTGAcataattcacacacacacacacacacacacacacacacacacacacacacacacccatttcGATGGATCttacaaaaacacagctgaaggCCCACTCTAATAGAAGCAGCTCCTCTGAGGCCACGTGCACTGCTGCTTTGAATAACGAATGACTGTAAGCTGAGACGTGAAACAACACAACCTGTTGAGCAGCTCAGAGGAGTCAGTGACACTCAGAAACATTGTCCTGAAGGTGAAAGTTTTCCTTTGATACCCTGATAGTGTCACACTTTATCTCACTGTGAAAAAGGTAAAGTTACAGTAAATATACAGAGAGCAGGCTTTGAAGTTTctcataaaaatgttaatgaaaggCTATATTTGCTCCTCACATCAGTCAAGCTGCAGTTTACAGCCGtatctgtccagactcatataaTATACATTGGGTCTTTTATGGTGAAATGTAAGTTATCACTATATTGACCTGTATGATTCCAGTGAATAATTTCCAATGAGAAACATCCTGTCTTCACATGGGGAATATTTTTATAGAGGAGTACAGAGGACTGATAGAGAGCTTCATCACATGGTGCAACGACAGAGAATGTGGTTTGCTGTACAGACTGTGAAGCCCCTTAAGGCTAATTTTGGTTTGTGATATAGTGATATATGAACaaaattgattttgatttgactTTAGTACGTTTTCTTCCCTGAGAAACAAAGTAAAATTAATCGTATGTGTTCTCATGCTTGGCCAATAAAGCAGGTTATTATTGAACACAAAGCTGGAGCCATGACTGTTGacagtgcttcaaatatggatgttgctgcaaagaagctacatgtTCTTAAACACAGATGCTtcaaacacatcttcaacccggcagcacagaagatctgtacaatcagcacagtttcaaggaggacacccaagattagtgtcaccaattctgTATCTGACcgaatgtctccccttctgttcctgagtaatggactgaaaagtgtttttgcacagcattatgatgtcacagtgaagtcgACCTTTGACCTTGTGGATATGGAGTGTCATCACcttatcattttatcctatttgacatttgtgtaaaaCTTTGTCATagttagcatatgaattcttgagttatggacaaaaacatatctgtgaggtcacagtgacctttgaccattgatcaccaaaatcaaatcaattcaTCCTTGAGGCCAAGAAACTCCCTCCAGGCATTCCTGAGATATCCtgttcacaaaaacacaatgcctcctGCCGTGGATGTTGctggtgtggaggcataaaaatcttTAAAGAACCTTTCTTCTGTCAGTGATTCGTGCAGGTTTACTTCCTCCAACAGACTGTGGGATGCACAAGTAGCAGGATGTGGGATTCTATTGTTACTACAAACTGTTTCTGAAAGGCCGACTCTGGTGTGTCAATACTTTCAAAAACCACAGAATACGTCCACATGCACATGTACGTGCAAACAGAGGTGTGCAGACGtgcctgcatgtgtttgtctcTTCTGTGGttcactcaaaacacacacaaacaaccaaaTACGGGACACACCTAGAGATTCTGTCTCCTTGTCCTGTAGGTGACACAGTACATGCACCTGTTTTTATAATTACAAACAACACAATACAACCCACCCAAAAtatgacacgcacacacacactttgcttGATTAGATAACACTGACTATTTGCGGTTTGGAAAGGATTCAAAGCGAGTATTGTAGGGTGGGCTTTCCTCCTGGGACTGCATGACTTCACCGAgtacacataaaacacacacgcacccgCCCCCCCCACCTCCGTGACCTTTCGCCTAATTTCTGCGACACCCATACCTGATATTTAAATCACAGATAACAATGCAGCTGTCCCACCCACCAACACACACCGACATGTGTCTCTCACCTGCTTCTTGTCCCGTGAGACCCATTTGGAATCGATGGAGCCCAGAGTGAGTCTGGGCAGCATGTGGTTCAGGACCTTCGCCAGGAAAACCTGCAAAcagtgagaaaacaaaacacgcCGAGcgtttcagtttattttcacacaTCAACACCTCCCTGATGAAtgtttccatctctctctgtttttttttttctcgccaTCTGACGAGTGTTACAAAGAGATACAGTCATGAACATTTTgagtatgtactgtatgtgtgtgtgtttctactgtgtgtttatgcctattgttcctacatgaaactgctcacaacaaggtctgtggattattttgagtaagcggtcatgattcctggaaagagacattgctgttaagtttttcatATGCATTTTATTGGCActttgagtgccatctagttccattatactggagagaaggcagacatctctacggctaaTGTCTCCAACACTTCACATCAAAACAGTCTAAACTGATAAATagtactacaggtaaaaggaaaaatatgtacttttgattttgggatgaactgtcctctaagaaaaacatttcttcTTGTTAAACATGCTCATAATTACAAAAGTGAGTCAGTGTTTGGCCTTGACAGTTGGTCACACTTGTGTCTGTGATTCAGTAAGAGACAGCTAATGCTGCTCAAGTGGCACTTACACTGATTCTTGCCcttgaaacacacaaaataaaaggtgTCAGTATTATAGTCATCACCCACAGCAGGGCTGAGTGGAGTAAGACGAAAGACTCCTGGGTTAACTGAGTACTTGACTGAATAGTAAGACTCAATTATggaggaaagagaagaggaaaagagagagcaaAAAAGTGAAGAGCAGTGGAGAGAGTAAGTGGATGAGCGATGGTGCCGTACCTTGAACGGTGTGGCCGAGTCTGGGTTCATCTGGACCATTGGAGCTATAAGAGCCACTCCGGCAAAGTCACTGGGCCTCTCACAGGCGGTCAGGATAGAGATAGCACCACCCTAAAAAAGACAAGGCAcagaatatattaaatatatttgacaTATTAAAGTCTTCTATTGTTTAAAGTCAATGGAATGATTTATTAAAGATTTATACTTTATacatttatacttctgcgtcaaatcaGTGCCGTACCTacaccatgtttatttttttgtaagctggtatcatttccctcagtggaaacaaagcttttactcactcaagacaataaagcctccacaaaatagcattttatgaGTTATAATGGAAccgaattttgtaatgttacctttgttaaatgttgctgttgtccctggcttcatatgagtagaggaaaagtctgctagctgctcggctaattcatacaatgtaaaatgccataggcttgtgctaaaaacattagcatgttgtatttgtggggaaaatgtgtccagataaagacaaatgctttgtctgtgaatgctgcgagttacagtgaagccaatttgtgtactacAAGCtgtgttttaagtgtgttttgtgtgtgttttcactcaACCAAACTTTAAAGCACTTCATAGAAACCCCctctgccaactagtgttttggaggtgtaactgcagagtgacacagacacaccacagcacaagtataaatgctcacaatggcgtaggccacatgcataggctacggcatagggtctgctgcacaagtataaatccccctttagaataacaatctgagcctgtcagtggcaaaaacaagcacatttagtggatgtaaaccccaagtggttacatagCAGCCTGTTTTGTGGCTACCGGCTACAGCAGTCCTGCTCAATTCCAAATCAAACATACCCTTTAAAACTAGAAGTCGCAGGCAGCCTTTCAGTTAATTGGTTCATAGTACACAAAGTAGGTCTACATATTTTTGCATGATAGGAATTTATCTGACACAGAGCAGCCTGAGATAAGGGCAATACTAGAATGGAGAACATGTTTCAATGACAGGAAGATGATATGAGCTTCTCCTTCAGTCTGTAATAGAAGACAGGGACAGGGAGTGTCTTTTGTGCAAAGTAGGTGAGAGGTTCTGATGCGGGGAGCAGTGGGAAAACTCCTCAGAGGTCAAGACGAACATAAAACAATCCATCTTTTGTTTAGGCGGTCGTGAATTTCCACCCAGTtcttttgttgctgctgctctaCACAGACTGGGAGAGAGATGCTAGTGAGAACCCACCGCCCGTAGGGCAAAACGTGCACTGTGTAGCCGCAGCGAACAGCAGCGCGAGGCCACACCTTGGCACCCATGCTGACATTTGGGATTGTGATTTAAATCCTGTGATGTAGGGCCATGATAATTAGCAGCTCGGTGGCGGCCAAGACTCAAATCAATTCGCCATGGTTCATTTTGTCGTGGTCTCTCTCCGCATATGCAACAAGTACAAGTGTCTGCGTGggtgcacacagacagacacacacatgagcaCGGCAATTCTGCATGGGTGAATCTgtccctctctccgtctctgtctctggaGACTAATTGGCTTCAACTTTGTTTATGTGAGCGTTCTTTGTCACTTGTGTGAATATTCATCAGGCTGGGGCCAATGACAGGCTCACTTCACGAAAAGAGGCaccaaaagacaaaacatttccCACCAGAAAATCTCACTTTCTAaagcacacaggcacacactcaCTCGCTGCATAtgcccacacaaacacacacacagtcagaagAAGAGGCTGCCTAGCTCCATCTCTTGTTTCTCCCCCTTATACTTGTATTCCAACAGACTATTAAAGACAAGCTTACACTGCAATGTCCATGTGTAAACACcaggacgcacacacacacacaaacctgggctgcacaatatatcgTTTTTTAAAATCGTCATTGTGATGTCAAATTGCGCAATAATCACATTGTGAAAGACTGTGATACTGCACTTTTAGTATAGTACTAACATACTCAATTACATTTTGTCTGTAGGTGTATTTTGCCTGATACACACCATATGGccaatcagacagacagagcctTTGCCATCAGGCATCGTCTGTCAAAGACTTCAATGACTGGTGTCAACAGAATAGCCGACATGTTTTCATTAACCTCAAGTTCTGAACCTGAGGAAGTTAGTTAGCCCAGCAAAACATCAGGACATTCAAATATTTTAGCATACTTGTTCTACATGCTAGTTCAAATGTCCTAAAACAGCTACCAGTACATGATTACATTAGGTTTTAGTATAATATTAACTCTCACTGGGAGGAACTTAAACAGCTGTAGGTAGTAAAAGCAAAGTCACAGCCAGGGTGAGGGGCAGTAGCTGCACCTGCTGAGGTAACATCCTCCTGACAGCCAACTCTGACATCATACCAAGTCACTCACCGGCCCTCTCATATGTCAGCTGCCATTTCTGGCTTCTTCCCTTGTCGTTTCAGACAAACCTCGATGGAACGGCCCACTTTTCAAGATCTCTAAGGCTTTCCAACGAGCTCACGATTCATCATCTgatgaaaagtcatggaaactTGTTGTTGGAACAATACAGTGACTTTTGCAGCTTGATTGCACAACAGTTCAGCTCAATATCTCAATGGGAGCAGTAGCGGTAGTCTTTCTCAATAGGACCGGTAGAAAAGTGGAAGTAAGTCTCTACTGCCTTTGCTTACTTCTGCTCGAGGAACACACAGCTTAAAAAGCCCCTAATTTGCATACAGGAGAGACAGCGTGGTAAAAGAACAGTTACTGTGCAAGTCTGAGTCAAGAACTCAGTAGACTTTACTATCTGTTTATCTACTGGAAAAAATATCATTATCATGATATTGAAAAATGTTATCACATATCGCATATTCACAGAAAAATTTTACATTCGAATGTTGAAATTGCCCCGGGATGATTTTAGCATCCTGAACTGGTTGATCAGCTCAACACATCGAATTCCGGTCAATTATAACAAGATGACGCAATGCAATTTGGTACAAAAGCCCATTCTGGGTCATGCCCTTACACACaagaggcaaacacacacacacacacagacactgtacATTTTGTCAGTGGGCTTCAGTGATAGAGAGTGAGAGATAAGTGTGAATagggaagagacagagacagagagagaaagagaaagagagagtgcgGATTGGGACAGAGAAGCTCTTTAAAAAGCCGACTAGAGGCCTCCCTACGCTTTCTCTCTCTGAACTTTGGTTGAGAGGATGAATACTTGTATTGTATGCCTGTCTGCTGACAGTGGGTGGACTTGAACTGTCAAAAATTCCCTGAGGAGCGAACATTCTGACATCATATGGACTATACAGCTAGCATACTGGCATTGCAAGGTCTAACGTTGTCAGTTTCCCCATAACAGTCAGGAGACACCAAGAAGCCTTTTTGTTAAACAGCAGTACGTTCAATAAAAATCCAAAGACTTGGATTCAATGCTCTCCGATTAAACAACGTGAAGCTATTCACTTAAAGTAAACACTgatgaacaggacagagtgggAGAGTGATGAGGTTACACACAAAAATGGTgtgataaaaaacaaagaaaaaagtgaaatattGTATAATGTGAGAAGAAACTGAGGGAGTAATTTATACAGAGAGAAATGGAGGGTTGACAAGTTGAATGAATACATTGAAGGCCCTAAACAGTGACAAAGCATTACATAAAACTCTGGCACCAAGGAAGCAGGACAAATGAGGCTCGGCCAGAAGCACTaagaaggagagagatgaggAAGAGTGAGGAGCCAGAGCTGAAGGCATTTGTCAGCACTCCCATGGGCGGCTACGACACTGGCAAACTGCTCCAACGGCTTAAACAAATAAGATTCAGAGGTAACTGTGAGATAGTCAGTGTGGTGTATCAGACACAGAAACTACAAATGTGTATTGGCaatttattttgtcagttttaatcatttcacatttttattcccttatttatgtttatgtgttttgtgAGAACTGATTCTTCTTTTGGAGATGATAACTTTTCACATCAGCTTCACATCAGAACTTTTGTCTTGTTtatgtctcattaaaacaggCATACACACAGTCCTGTCCAACTTGTgtctgtggacatgttgctacaGTGTACAGTGCACAATGCAGCGCCATACATTGTAttaactggtattgctaacaataGCTAACCTGGTTTGAACTGGTAGCTGACAACATCTTGGTTGAAAGGTGATCAACTTGGGTGTGATTTCATTCCCAGCTCCGACCTCTGACTTCCGAGGTAAATGAAATGCATACATGCCATCTTgggatgctaacatgctcacaataacAATGCTAACACGCTGATGTTAAACAGGAATAGGATGTATGTGatactacttcctgtttactaCATAGTGCACTATATTTACTGTTTGCCGTTTTGAGTAATAATTACATATATCCACTGTACAGTGCCCTCAAAAAATTCCACAGTAGTTAGCAGTGTCAATGGCATGTACACTACTAACTACTAACAATACTGCAATGCAAATGTTTGGTCATTTGTACCATCAATATGAGCCATATTAACTGATTAAATTTTACTTTGGACCACAGTAGTGGGCCGCCCAACAGACATTAGTCCAGCCAATAGCCTTtctaaaaataatataatgcTAAAGAACCCCTTAAGTATACATTTATCTCCCCTGCTTATAGACATCTCATCTTTGTGTTCTCATTAGGAATCAAACTAATAACTGTTGATGAATTCAAGCTCAAGATCCAACTaacttgttttaaataaaaaatttaaaaaaaaaaaactactggcAGTGTTTTGAGGTGATGTCAGAGGAGTGTTGGATATCTTTCTTCACTAAATCACACCACATTGTGGCTGGACTCTGCCGCTAACTGTCTGGTAACTCCACAGTCTCCTCAGGATGTTATCATTAGAGCAGCATCTCTGCACATACTGTAGAATCCACagggtgtttgtttgtgttggtcGTGTAGTTTTTGCGTCATGCTGGCCCCATTAAACAAAGATTCATACAAGCGGAGCAGCTGAGGAAAACACTAAAAGAAACAGGATGAGGAGTCACAACCCCGGGAAGCTGGGAAATGAAGCCTgtaaaaacacagtgactgaaggTTTGAATTGGGTTGGGTTTCCCAAACTTTAGGTCTGGGTTTTATTTGTTTCcagggaaaggagaggagatgaaaagGAAGAAATGCTATAAAAGAGGAAGGATAGGGAGGATAAAATGAAGTAGGACAAAAGGaggataaagaaagaaaatgagaaagttaAAGCAAAACAATTGAAAGGGGAACTGTGGAGGAAAGGGAAGACACGAAATGAAGCAGGTGATGGCAGGACAGGTGGACTGGCTTACATGACAGCACAAAACAATTGTCTGACGAAATGACACAGATGGAGCGATGGAGAGAACCAAGAGAAAGGAGGGAAGAGGGGATGAGAAAAAGACGAGTGGAGAAGGAAGAAATGAGGAAGGTGGTGCTGTACTGTGACTTCGGTCAGCTCTGCCTTAGTATTTACAGACTCTGATGTCTAAACAGCTCAGCCTCCATCTGGGATCCTGCAGTTTAATTTACACAAAACTATTTGCGTCTGCTCTCCTGG
This genomic stretch from Epinephelus moara isolate mb chromosome 16, YSFRI_EMoa_1.0, whole genome shotgun sequence harbors:
- the mgll gene encoding monoglyceride lipase is translated as MNIKDFQVYIRDSLQHVDLMKSRHPDLPIFIVGHSMGGAISILTACERPSDFAGVALIAPMVQMNPDSATPFKVFLAKVLNHMLPRLTLGSIDSKWVSRDKKQVEAYDADELNFHGGMRVSFGMQLMGAAARIEKEIPSISWPFLLLHGDADKLCDIRGSKMMYENAPSSDKKIKIYDGGYHALHHDLPEVAESVLKEVTGWITEHLSATTSPKPQDS